From the Mahella australiensis 50-1 BON genome, the window GCAATATTATAGTATATATAGTTTTAACCGCATTGGGCTTCCTGTTTTTATTTCCTTTTTTATGGATGGTTACGACATCGATAAAAGCTGATGCTGAAATATTCACATGGCCCCCTACATTGATACCGCATAGCTTTAATTGGCGCAATTATCCTGAAGCTCTTACGTTTATACCATTTTTTACTTACTTAAAGAATACATTGATATATTGTTTTATGACGGTAATAGGAGTTGTATTTTCATGCACCTTATCTGCTTATGGGTTCTCCAGGATCAATTGGCCGGAAAGGGATAAGGTATTTATGTTAGTTTTAGCTACGATGATGTTGCCCTCTCAGGTCACTATGATACCCTTATTTGTTATATTTAAGCGCCTTGGATGGACAGGTACTTTACTACCTCTTATTGTACCATCATTTTTTGGCAGTGCATTTTATATTTTTTTATTGAGGCAGTTTTTTATGACAATACCATTTGAATTATCTGATGCCGCCCGTATAGACGGATGCTCGGAATTTAGGATATTCTGGCAGATTACGGTACCTTTGGCTCGCCCGGCTATAGCCACTGTGGCGTTATTTCAATTTCTAGGAGCATGGAATGATTTTATGGGGCCATTAATTTATCTAAACGATCAGACCAAATATACCATATCAGTCGGACTTCAGCAGTTTGTAGGCCAATATGGAACAAAATGGGGCCTTTTAACAGCTGCTTCTACAGTAGCCACATTGCCTGTAATAATTTTATTCTTCTTTACTCAAAAAACATTTATACAGGGGATAGCTATGACAGGTATCAAGGGATGATAATATATTTTTTGTAGATAAAAAGTTCGCTTATTGATATAATCATATATAAATTGAATATGTTTGGGGGTTATATATATGAGAGATTATACTCAAAAAGACAAGAATGTGTGGATACTTAACTCACCGGACGAAAAGATAGTTGTAAAAATAGCATTAGATGGGCATGGCCAACTCTATTACAATGTACTAAAAGATGCTAAAACAGTATTCTATGATTCTCCTCTAGGTATCAGTACAGACAAGGCTAACTTTTCATCTGAACTATCGTTTTTATCCGAGCGAAGACAGACTATATGCGAAAGCTATACATTAATGACCGGCAAACGAGCTAACTGTATAAACCACGCAAATGAACTAATACTGAGGCTGAAAAAGAAAAACCATATAATGGATTTTATTATGCGTGCCTATAATGATGGCATAGCATACCGATATTTCATACCGCATCATGGAAATATAAGCGTATATAATGAATCAAGCTCCTTCAAGATCCCTAAAGATAGCATAGGATGGGCTCACGAGTTTGTACCCCATTATGAGGGCTTTTATAATTATAGAACTTTTGATGAGCTGTGCAAAATGGAAGCCGGCATGCCTATTTTGATTAAAACGACGGATGATTGTTGGGCTTTAATTGCTGAGGCTGGTGTATATGGCGATTACTGCGGGTCGCATATATTAGGAAGCGGCAACGACGACGGTTTACTTAAAGTAGTTTTTGCTCCTGATCAAAAAAATGAGATTCGTAGTGTTTGTCCATTTTATACACCATGGAGAGTTGCGATTATAGGCACAAAACTTTCTGCCATAGTGGAGTCTGCTTTGATCGAAAACTTAAGCCCCGAGTGCGAACTTATCGACACGTCTTGGATAAAGCCAGGTAGAACAGCATGGTCCTGGTGGTCCGGAGACCCCACGGATGATTACGGTACTGCTACTGGTTATGTCGATTTCGCAGCATCCATGGGATGGGAATATTATCTTTGCGATGCTGGATGGAATGAGGATTGGATCCCGCAGCTTGTGAATTATGCCAAGGAAAAAGGAATTGGGATATGGTTATGGTGTCATTATAAAGATCTGGACACCGATGATGAAATATTTGATAAGCTCGTCCGGTGGGCAAGTTATGGTATCAAAGGAATGAAAGTGGATTTCTTTGAAAGCGACAGTCAAGAAAGAATACGTTTGTATGATAAGCTTGCTAAAGCATGTGCAAATCTAAAACTTATGCTTAATTATCACGGTGCTACAAAACCGGCAGGGGAAAGAAGAAGGTGGCCACATATTATGACAAGAGAAGGGGTATTAGGGGCAGAATATTATAGATGGTCCGATGGCCCTACAGCCGAACATAATTGCACGCTTCCATTTACGAGAAATATTATAGGTGCCATGGATTATACACCTGTAACATTCAGTAACAACAGAGAACAAACTACATGGGCTCATCAACTCGCTTTATCAGTGATATTCGAATCAGGTATACAGCATTTCGCGGACAAACCGGATGGGTATTATGCTATAGGCGAAGCAGCTCAATTTCTTAAGGATTGCCCTACGGTATGGGACGATACAATATTACTGGACGGCTATCCCGGAAAATATGTTAGTATAGCCAGGCAAAGAGCCAACAAATGGTTTCTGGCTTCCATCTGTGGAAATAATATGTCCAGAGATATTGAGCTCAAGTTAGATTTTCTAGAATCTGGCATTTGTTATAACGCAAACATATACAAGGATGGGGATAATGCGAAAAGCATTATAGTCGAACATAATACAGTAAAAGCATCAGATCGCATTAAAATTCAGTTAAACAAAAATGGTGGATGTTGCATAAGCTTTTATCCTACTTCACCAGGCTTATAATTATTTTACGTATAAGGGGCTTAAAGCCCCTTATACGCGTTTCGATGCTCTGAATTGTCCAGGTGACATACTTTCGTACTTTTTAAATATTCTCATAAAGCTTTGAATGCTCAAACCGATATTCTTGGCTATCTGTTCCATGGTCATATCAGTATTCTCCAAAAAATATTTAGCCCTTTCTATACGCTTAATCGCGATATATTCGGTAAAAGTCATACCAGTCTCTTCTTTGAAAATCCTGCTCAGATAAGATTCACTGGTATATAGTTCCTCGGCCACAGCAAGCAGGCTAAGCTGTGAATCCTCAAAATGTTCGTCCACATAGGCCTTGCATTGTGCCACTATATTTCTGTTACGGCCTTTATGTTTCTCGGCCAGAAAGTTTATAACTGCATTGCATATCTCACTTAGCCATTGCGTAGCATCTTTCAATGTCTTAATACTGTTAATCTCCTTGAGTAAAGAGCGAGCACCGAATATCTCTGTCTCGGTATAACCCATATCATATACGGATACCATTATATAGCCTATAAGCTGGATAAAGAATTGCTTAATATATTCATATGACTTATAAGTGGCGAGATGGCTTGTTATGTCCTTCAATGCCATATTCGCTTTGTCGACATCCATGGCCTTTATATATTTAACCAATTCCTGCTCTTTATCGTACGGATAAGTGCTCATATTGTCGGATCCGGGCTCCGCATCCTCTATAAATGTGAGTGAACGGTTGCCATATAGTAAACGATACTTTATAGCTTCCACCGCTTCCGAATAGGCTTTATGCAAGTCATTGGAATCATGATACAACCGGCTTATACCTATGCTTATGGTAAGTTTTATATGCTTTTCTATGCTGTCCATTATTTCTGTACATAAATAACCGAGCGTACGCTTATAATCGAGATAATACTCTGCCTGAGGTAGATTCACCACCGACAATACCGTATAATCCTCCGATGTTACAAAGCCGTCATATTCCGCCTTTATTATCTCATTAACGGCATTTTTCACGCTAAAAACAGCCAACTCTTTATCTATATCCTCCATACACTCTATATCATCGATCTCGATTGCCATCACTACAAAATTACTGAAATCCGCCTTTATGCCGTAGGAACGCAGGCTATTGTTTATATCTGTTATCATAGTATTTTTACCCTTCAATATATCCAATAGCATCTTTTCTTTTACCACAGGCCAAACATTTTTCCATTGTTGTTCCAAATCATTGTTGCGTTGCTGCAACTCACTAAGATAATTTCCTATAGCCGAATATTCATCAGAATGGGAATCTATCGCTCTTATACCCTGCCAAGACGACACTATAGACTTTACTGGTCTATATAGTCTCCGACTTATCAACACCGAGGCAGCAATACCTACCAATATAAGAAATATACTCATAGCTATAATACCGCGCTGTATGGCTGTACTGCCGGCCATTAACGATTGCATGGGCGTTATAACAACGTACTTCCAATTCTGAACACTAGATGGTAAAAAAGAGACAAGACTGGCCTGCCCGTTTATATCATCTCTGAATTCATAGCCTTGTTTATTATTTAACACCTGCGATATATAAGGGTATATGCTCAAATCCTTGCCTATAAATTCTTTATCGGCATCGGCTATAACTATGCCTTCTGAATCCAGCAAATATATTTTCTGCCTCTCATATCCACTGCTGTAAGATGCCATAACAGAACTCAGACTATGCAAATTTATGTTAACCACAAAAGCAGCCCTTTTATAGCTTGGCAAAACGGGCAATTGCCTTACATATGACATGACAGGTATCGTTCCGCCTGAACGAGTACTTTTGACTTGCCTGGGACCGAGCCACAGAACATTGTCATTAACACCCTTCAAATGCCGCGCTATCGGTTCATCCTTAAAGCCCTCTTCGCTGAATCTTCCATTAGGTGTAACGAATACCCCGGCTTGTTTATAGTATATCATGGCGTCGTCCACAACATCGCTATTTGTATTTAAATGGGTAACAAAATCATTGATGTTCATAAGTTTCCTTTGGGATAAATAGTCACCATATGACTCTGGTAGATTTATACCATCGAAAGTCTCTATAACCAAACCATTCTGTATAAAGGAAGTATCTATATCCATCAATATACCATCTATATTCTGCTTAAATACATTAAGCAATGTTTGATTATTTTTTACAGCCTCTTCCTCTATAGATGACAGTGATCTATTATAGGCAAATATGCCGAATATCATAACGGGTATAATTATAACTACCAAAAATGAAACAAATAATCGATAATATGCTCTTCCCATACAGATTTCCTCTCGGTAATTTATATGCATATTCTAATATATTCTATTACAAAAAGCAAACACCCGCCCACCATCATTTTCTTTCGACCAAATTAAAAAATAATGACTCGGCGCGCAGCATATACTCACCGAGCCATTATCCGCAAGCTCATCAGCCTCGCATTTCACGTTATTTTACCAGCGAATAGCACCATCCGCCATTAATTGCTCCCTCAATGCCCGGACATCTATCTGCGACGGCTGCGTGCCCGCTTTTATAGCCATAGCTGCAGCTGTGCCGGCCGCCTGCCCCATAGCCGTACATGCCGGCATGACCCTCAAAGATGAATGGGCTTCATGCGTACTGGATATAGGCCGCCCTGCTACTAATAGATTATCTACATTTAACGGCAAAAGGCATCTGTAAGGTATACCATAATAATCCCCTTCATTCAATGACTTGAGCACCGTTCCGGTTCCGGAGGGATTGTGTATGTCTATATTATAGGCAAAATAGCATATTGAGTCATCGAATTTACGGCCGCTTAATACATCATCTTCGTTCAGCACATACCGGCCCACTATCCGCCGGGATTCCCTTACCCCTATCTGCGGTGCCGATACCTGAAAATATGAATTCTCAAAACCTGGAACATACCGCTTTAAGAAATAAAACATCTCCCAGCATTGTTCCCTGACCTCCATTTCAGCCTGGGTTAGTTGCTTTGCATCGGTGGCATCTTTCATCACTATGCGCGTCGTGTTGAAGTGTATCACATCAGGCTGCATGGTATCGAAGAACAATACATCTTCGCGAGGATTGTGTATCTCTCCTCCGGCAACGGCCTCTTTATAAAGCCTATTTATTTCATTGTTGGAGGGCATTTTATAACGATCCACATTTGCCACCCTGAAGCACATGGTCATCGGCTGGGCAAAGCCATCTTCATCTCTCCCTTTATTGCAAGGTACGCCTGCCATATAGGCTACATCGGCATCACCCGTACAATCGATAAATACACGCCCTTCTATATTATACACACCGGATTTATTAGCGACACGTATGCTTTCTATAGAGCTTTCACCGCTCTTATTCACGCCTTCTATAAAGGTATGCAGCAGTACCTCTACGCCTGCTCTTTGTATCATGCGGTTTAGCACAAGTTTCATAACCTCAGCATCGAATACCGCTTTATTTTTTAGCCCTCCCAATTTATCCAGCTCATCGAGTATCTCTTGAAATATACCGAATATAAGCTGATTTTCCTCGGTATAGGGCTTTTTAGCCTTAAAATAGGTCATAAACGGATTAACCAGGCCTGCCGTGGCCATACCGCCTAAAAAGCCGTAGCGCTCTACAAGCAGCACATCCTGCACGCCGTGACGCTTAGCAGCCACTGCCGCCGCTACGCCGGTCAATCCTCCGCCGGCCACCACCAGATCATAACACTCTTTCATATCCATCACCTTCCTGATTATTCATAAGTATTATAGCATATGTCTGGGAAAGGGTAGTGAAAAGTCAGCTCTTCCCCTATAACCTGCCATCGGCCTTCAGGCTATCGATGATCTCTTTATTTATATCATCGACGTGATAGGTATCTTTCGTGGTCTTTATATATTCATCCCACTTGCTCAGGGGTTCCTCACCGGTTATAAATTTCAACAACATTTCACCCTCATAACGGTTTAGGTCAGCGCCATATTGCTTCCACACAGGCCCTGGTGTAAAGCCTTCGGCTACATTGGGCAGATTGGGATTTTCTGTAGCCGAATCCTCCAGAGACGCGGCATATTCCCCATACTTCCCATACCAGAACAACGGATCCCATATATGCCTCATCTTGCCGTATACTTCCAACCACTCGGCTTTACCCGCTTCGGTGAATTCTATGCTGCCATCCGGCTTTTTATTGTAATGCATACCTTCTATACCATAATGCGTTAGCTCGTAGCCTTTACCATCTATAAGGTAATCCAGGAATTGTATAAGCCTTTTGGGATCTTTTGCTTTTGATGATATAAGGAACACACCATCCATAGAGCGCCTATCACTTTCTAGATAGGCATAACCATCCGGCCCCTGAGGAGGATTGGTAGGGACCCATTTCGCTTTCGGGTCTAGCTGCTTCATATTATATTGCGTATCTAATATAAAATGCAGATTCCAGTTATAAAATGCCATGCCGGTCGAACCTTGGGCTGCCTTATTATTAACCTGCTCGGTTTTGTTTGTCACTATCTCCGGATCTATGAGCCCCTCGGCATAGAGTTTATGCACCCACTCAAGCGCTTGCTTCATGCGCGAATGTTGCATTACCCGTATAATTTCTCCATTTTCTTCTACATAATGATCGCTGGCCGGCACTACGCCAAAAGCCCCAAACAGTGGGCTTAATGCCCATACACCGCTACCGGTATATGTTGCGTTTTTATTTCGCTTAAAAGCTTGAAGCACGCTATAAAAGTCGTCTACGGTCTTAAAGTTCTCAGACCCAAGTTTGTCTTCCCAGCCATCGCCAATGCCCAATTCCTCTATCCAGTCCTGGCGCACCCATAGCTGTTGAGGGTTCAGCACGTTCAAAAGTGGTACGCCCCATACCTGGCCGCTCATCTTAACTAAATCCCAATTTTCTTTGGGTATGATTTTTTGCAGATTGGGACCATACTGAAGCAGATCATCTATCGGTATAAAGGCCCCTTGGTCAGCTAATGTTTTCCAGTCCATACCTGGCATAAATTGTATCAATTCAGGATAATCACCGCCCGCCACTGTGACTTGTACCTTCTCGGCATATTCGTTCATCGGCGGAATGATGACATTAATTTTGGTATTGGTATCTTTTTCGATGATTGGCTTTATAGGGTCATTTTCTGGTGGGAATTCTCTGCCCCAGCTATACATCCAGTCAAACTCGTAAACCTCTTGGCTGGTTTGTACCTCATCGCCTGCTTGTTCTGAAGTCCCCTGCGCCGGTGCCTGTTCATTGCCTGGCTGTCCTCCATTTGAAGAGCAGCCGGCAAATACGGCTAACATCAGACCGATGGCCATCGCCAATGCCAAAAACCTTAAACTCTTCTTCATAAAACATACCTCCATTTTCATTATTTATTCTTTTACTGAACCCAGAAGGATGCCCTGGGTAAAATACCTCTGTAAGAACGGGTACACAACTAATATCGGGACTGTGGTTACCACTATAGTAGCCATGCGCACCGCCAGGCTGGATGCCTTGGTAGTTTCAACTATGTTAAAGACTTGATCAGACGATGCGCTGAACAGTATCTGCCTTAGTACCACTTGTAATGGATAAAGTCGCTGGTTGTTTATATAGATTATGGCATTGAAGAAGGCATTCCAGTAACCTACCATATAAAACAGCGCTATTGTGGCCAACATTGGCAAAGATAAAGGCAGTATTATGCGAAACAATATCAAAAAGTCATTGGCCCCGTCCAATTTGGCTGATTCCTCTAAACTGTCTGGTATTGTAAGGAAATAATTCTTCATTATTATCAGGTTGAATGCGCTTACCGTACTTGGCAGTATAAGCGCCCACACGCTGTCCAACAGCTTCAGGCTTCTCACCACCATATAGGTTGGTATCAAACCTCCACCGAACAGCATGGTAAAGGTTATTATAAAAAGCAATATACTTCTTCCCGGCAGTCTCCTGCGCGATAACGGATAAGCCGTTAGTACGGTCACGAGTAGGCTCAACACCGTACCAACCACAGTAACAAATATGCTTATCTTATAGGCTTGCGGTATAGTATCGGTCTCAAATATTTGCTTATAAGCCAGAAAGTCCAGAGACTTTGGCACATAAAGTATACCTTTGCCAACGTTGACCAACTCCGAAGCCGGCGTTACAGATACCAGTATCACGTAAACAAAAGGGAATAATGTTATTATCGCCAAAAGTATCAATATGACATAATTCATTATGCTAAATACCCTCTCTCCGGCCGTCTGTTTTATCATCCCGCTTCGCCTCCTTTACCATATACCTGATTCTCCCATACGATGTGTGACCCAGTTGGCCGCGACTACTAAAACAAGTCCTATGAGCGATTTAAATAAGCCCACGGCAGTAGCTAGGCTGTATTGCATACCTTGAAGGCCGATCCTGTACACCCATGTATCTATGATATCCGACACTTCATAAACCGCCGAATTATACATTATGAATATCTGTTCAAAGCCAGCATTTAATATATTACCCAGTCTGAGTATAAGCAATATGGCTATAGTGCCTCTTATGCCGGGCAATGTTATGTGCCATGTCTGCTGCCATCGATTGGCACCATCTATTTGCGATGCCTCATACAATTGCGGATCTATGCCAGACAAGGCTGCCAGATATATGATGGAACCCCAGCCTACCTCTTTCCATATGTCTGATGCCACCAGCACCGTCCTAAACCATTCTTTGGATGCCATAAAATATATGGGCTCCCCACCGAACATCTTTATGATATTATTGACCACACCGGTCTGAGGCGAAAGCATATCGGTCAATATGCCGCCTATAACTACCCACGATAAAAAGTGTGGCAGGTAGCTTATGGTCTGTATAGTGCGTTTAAATATCGAGTTTTTTACTTCATTAAGCAATAAGGCCAATATTATGGGTGCCGGAAAGCCCCACAAAAGCTTATAGACACTGATTATAAAGGTGTTCCACAACGTCTGCGCGAAAAACGGCGACTCAAAGGCTTGCTTAAAATACTTAAGCCCGACCCACGGGCTGTCTATTATACCCTGCATGATCTTAAAGTCCTTAAACGCTATCGTCACACCATACATGGGTATATAATGAAAGACAACGAAATACGTTATGCCCGGTATAAGCATAATATATAGATATTTGAATTCTGACAAACGCTTAAAAGCCGTTGCCACACTATTCGGTTTTTTGCGCAAAGCAACCGTTTGTTGTTCTATCAATCATTCTCTCCTCCTCTCAGCTTTCATTCTAACAACCATTGTATTATAAAGTAAATGCTTAGTATTTCTCTTTTAAAAAAACAAGAGGATTGCCTCAAAATCGGCAATCCTCCGTTACATATTCATTATATTCTCATATTTTGACTATCATATTTTCACCTTTTACGCTCACATACTTCGGCTACATTCAGGCCATCTCACCTTCCGCGGGTGCAATTATTGCAATTTGCAAAAGCTTCTTTATAAGTCAGAGCGACTGATAACGCCATAGACCAGATGCACAATACCACCGATGAGCAGCGAAATTCCAATAATAATCGATATTGAGAACCAGGCTATAAACGGATTGAGCAATAGCAACGCTCCTACAATCAAAAGCAGTATATCCATTACAATGGCCGCAGTATACAAATTGGAACTTGCGGTCTTATAGGCCTTTGCATCGATAATACGCCGTATAGCATCTATAATAAACCAGATACCGATAATATACACGAACACATTAATAGCAAAGTCGGGCTGGCTCACCAGTATAATGCCGAAAATAATCACTAACACGCTCAAAACCAGATGAAAGGTAGTCATGTTGTTTTGCTCATGTCTGATATTTTCCGCAAGAGAAACAACACCGCCTATAATTACCGCAATGCCGACCAGCAATGCTATGGCCCTTACGGTGCCGGTAGGATTAGCAAACACAATGATGCTGGCAATTATCATAACGATCCCGATAGCAATGACCAACCACTTTATATCCTTCATGTAAACTACCCCCTTAAAATTTTTGTACTTCCATTTTCATATTATTACAAATTAAGCTATATGTCAATCTCTTTATAGGCATTTATCGCAATTTTTTTATTTTTCGTCTCTTTTTCATGCCGTTTTGCCTTTTTTCGCATGCCCAAAAAACATTATCCTGTTTTAGACCAAACGGCCGTCGGTAATTAAAATATAATCATCGCGCGATGATAAGGCCGGCCTGTTAAATATAACAGGAGGTAGCTATCATGGATTATCAGTTAAAATCGTTGGTAGAAAGAGCAAAAGCAGGGGATAACGACGCTATAGAGGAAATATTAAAAAAGGTAAAACCCCTTATACTGTCATCGATATCCAAATGTCACAGCATTGCCATGGATGACGATGACCTTTACCAGGAAGCCGCTATAGAGGTTATATACAGCATAAAGGATTTTGACGATGAGCGGAATATACCGTTTCTGGCCTTTCTAAAAAAGCGTATATTCTACAGGCTCAAGAACCTGACCCGTTGCGAACAGCTGCTTCTGTCGCTGGATCAACCTGTCGGAGACGTGGACAGCGCCTGCACCATGGCCGATACAATACCCGATGCTGGTCCATCGGTAGAGGATATAGTACAAGTGGACCAGCAGTACTGGCATTTGCGCATGGCAATGGCTGCTCTGACGCCCAAACAGCGTCGCGTGCTCAAGATGCATTATATGCAGGGTATGTCCATGGCTGATATAGCACGAAAGGATGGGCTCCATTATCAGGCAGTGGTAAAGCTCAAAGAGCGGGCACTTAATAATATGAGAATTTTTATGGAAAACGATATATAACAACAATCGCCTTTTTGCTATCTATATAGAGTAAGGAGGTGATAACATGGCAGTAGAAGTAAGGCCCACCGTAACCCGCCTGCGCATAAATATGGATTACGGCACCGATGCCAACGGCAGAAAGCTTACGCGCAGCAAATCCTTCAACAACGTCAAGCCCGATGCCGCTGACCAAACCATATTTGATGTGGCCATAGCTTTAGCCGACCTACAGGAGCATCCCGTAACCGCTATACGCAAGGTCAGCGAAAGCGATCTGGTAGAAGCATAAGGTAATAGCTCAAACAATACGGAATAAGGAGGTGAGAGCTCGTGGAGAATGTGCTAGAACTGCTCTTTGAAAATGCTGCTGGCCGTGCTTTCCGCATAACGTTAAACGATCCGAAACCGGACTTGACACCGGCCCAGATACAAAGCGCCATGGCGCTGGTGTTGAGCAATGACATATTCGATTTAGAAGCCGGCCCTTATACTATAAGCGGGGCCAATATAATAACCACAGATACCACGCCTATAGAGCTGGCATAAGCAAAAGGGTACCCACTGCGGGTACCCTTTTTTGAAAGGAGATGAATAAAATGGAGCAATGGCTCAGTTCAATAGCCAACCTCGGTTTCCCCATAGTGGTCTCTATATATCTATTAGTGCGAATAGAGGCCAAATTGGAAAACCTCACCGGTAGCATAAATGAATTGGCCCAGGTTCTGATACAGTTCAAACAATAAGGCCGGGCGGCGGCAAAAGTCGCCGCCTTAATATTTGCCTTTAGGCATACCTTCCCTGTATTTGCCTCTCGTTTGCACACCCCCT encodes:
- a CDS encoding HdeD family acid-resistance protein; this encodes MKDIKWLVIAIGIVMIIASIIVFANPTGTVRAIALLVGIAVIIGGVVSLAENIRHEQNNMTTFHLVLSVLVIIFGIILVSQPDFAINVFVYIIGIWFIIDAIRRIIDAKAYKTASSNLYTAAIVMDILLLIVGALLLLNPFIAWFSISIIIGISLLIGGIVHLVYGVISRSDL
- a CDS encoding RNA polymerase sigma factor is translated as MDYQLKSLVERAKAGDNDAIEEILKKVKPLILSSISKCHSIAMDDDDLYQEAAIEVIYSIKDFDDERNIPFLAFLKKRIFYRLKNLTRCEQLLLSLDQPVGDVDSACTMADTIPDAGPSVEDIVQVDQQYWHLRMAMAALTPKQRRVLKMHYMQGMSMADIARKDGLHYQAVVKLKERALNNMRIFMENDI
- a CDS encoding DUF1659 domain-containing protein, which codes for MAVEVRPTVTRLRINMDYGTDANGRKLTRSKSFNNVKPDAADQTIFDVAIALADLQEHPVTAIRKVSESDLVEA
- a CDS encoding DUF2922 domain-containing protein; translation: MENVLELLFENAAGRAFRITLNDPKPDLTPAQIQSAMALVLSNDIFDLEAGPYTISGANIITTDTTPIELA
- a CDS encoding YvrJ family protein, which translates into the protein MEQWLSSIANLGFPIVVSIYLLVRIEAKLENLTGSINELAQVLIQFKQ